Below is a genomic region from Neorhizobium galegae.
CCCGTTGCATCGCCGGCACGCAAACTCATGGCAACGGTCGCGCGGACCACAACGGGTGCCGCCGCTGCCGCTCAGGCAACGGATAGTTGGGAAGAATTCTGATGGCTACGACGATCAACTCCACAAGCTACAGCGGCGAAACGCTGGAAATCATCGCCTTCCGCCTCCATGACCAGGAGTTCTGCGTCAAGACAACGACGATCCGCGAAATCCGCGGATGGGCGCCTTCGACGCCGATCCCGCACGCACCGGCCGATGTCATCGGCGTCATGAACCTTCGCGGTTCTGTAATCCCGATCATCGACCTTGCCTACAAGCTCGGCATGAAGAGCACGGTTGCCAACGAGCGCAGCGCCATCGTCGTCGCCGAAGTCCACAACATGGTCATCGGCATGCTCGTCGACCGCGTCTCGGACATCCTGACGATCCCATCGAGCCAGGTTCAGCCGGTTCCGGAAATCTCCGCCTCCTTCGACAAGTCGTTCTCCGAAGGCATCATCGCCAACGAGAACGGCATGATCTGCTTCCTGAACCTCGCCAAGATGTTCAAGGGCACCGAAGCCGACGATCTGGCTGCCTGATTGCGATAACGGGGGCCAAGAAAGGCCTGCGCATTCGACCTCAAGGCCAAGGCGGTTGGCTGGAAAGACTCTAAGCCGCTATAAGATTATGGAGCCCGCAGCCTTGAACCGCCGCGGGCTTTTTTCATGATTATTCCTTCGGCTCGAACGGGGCCGGCCGGCGCCCGGCGCCCTGGCGGGCCAGCATCCAGCCCGGATATTCCGGAGCAAGCGCGCTCACCTCGTCGAGCTTCACCATATCCTCGGCGTCCAGCTTCAGCTTCACGGCCTTCAGATTCTCTTCGAGCTGTTCCAGCCGCTTGGCGCCGATGATGACGCTCGTCACGAAGGGTTTGGCCAGGATATAGGCCAGCGCCACTTCCGCGACGCTCGCGCCGTGCCTGGCACCGACCTCACGCATGGCTGCGACGCAAGCCCAGGCGCGCTCCTTGTCGACCGGCGGAAAATCGAAGCTGGCGCGGCGGCCCTCGCCATTGCCCGGCGCGCCGGGACCATACTTGCCGGAGAGCAGCCCGCCGGCGAGCGGCGACCAGACCATCAGGCCGAGCTTTTCCTCCTGCATCAGCGGCACGATATCCCGCTCCAGGTCGCGGCCGGCAATCGAATAATAGGCCTGCACCGTCTCGAAACGGGCATAACCCTTGCGCTCGGAAATGCCGAGCGCCTTCGCCATCCGCCAGGCCGCCCAGTTGGAAAGGCCGATGTAACGGACGAGACCGCGCGACACGAGATCGTCAAGCGCCCGAAGCGTCTCGTCGACCGGCGTTACCGTATCGGTGCCATGGATCTGGTAGAGATCAATATGGTCCATCTGCAGCCGTTCGAGGCTCTGCTCGACCGAATCCATGATATGGCCGCGCGAAGCGCCGCGATCGTTCGGCTTGTCACCCATCTGGCCATGGAATTTCGTGGCGATGATCACGTCCTTGCGCGCTACGCCGAGGTTCTTGATCGCCTGGCCGAGAATGAGCTCGGATTTACCCTGGGAATAGACATTCGCCGTGTCGATGAAATTGACACCCGCGGCAAGCGAACGCTCGACGATCCTGTCGGCGGCGTCCTGATCGAGACCGGCGACGGCACTCCAGACGGCACCCGCCTGGTTCTCGCCGAAGGTCATCGTGCCGAGGCA
It encodes:
- a CDS encoding chemotaxis protein CheW, whose translation is MATTINSTSYSGETLEIIAFRLHDQEFCVKTTTIREIRGWAPSTPIPHAPADVIGVMNLRGSVIPIIDLAYKLGMKSTVANERSAIVVAEVHNMVIGMLVDRVSDILTIPSSQVQPVPEISASFDKSFSEGIIANENGMICFLNLAKMFKGTEADDLAA
- a CDS encoding aldo/keto reductase gives rise to the protein MRYNQLGNTGLFVSEICLGTMTFGENQAGAVWSAVAGLDQDAADRIVERSLAAGVNFIDTANVYSQGKSELILGQAIKNLGVARKDVIIATKFHGQMGDKPNDRGASRGHIMDSVEQSLERLQMDHIDLYQIHGTDTVTPVDETLRALDDLVSRGLVRYIGLSNWAAWRMAKALGISERKGYARFETVQAYYSIAGRDLERDIVPLMQEEKLGLMVWSPLAGGLLSGKYGPGAPGNGEGRRASFDFPPVDKERAWACVAAMREVGARHGASVAEVALAYILAKPFVTSVIIGAKRLEQLEENLKAVKLKLDAEDMVKLDEVSALAPEYPGWMLARQGAGRRPAPFEPKE